One Banduia mediterranea DNA window includes the following coding sequences:
- the rimM gene encoding ribosome maturation factor RimM (Essential for efficient processing of 16S rRNA) gives MTLGRVAGVFGVKGWVRIQSYTRPADNIFEYAPWNIGGTVWTIDEAQEHGPGFIVSLAGIADRDAAAAMIGSEIQVPRSALPEPEPGQVYWADLIGLEVVCEDGQPLGVVESLLENGVQDVLVIRGDGRQHLVPLVRGPIVKSIDVTQGRIIVDWSPEY, from the coding sequence GTGACGCTGGGTCGCGTCGCTGGCGTGTTCGGCGTGAAGGGCTGGGTTCGCATCCAGTCATACACCAGGCCCGCGGACAATATTTTCGAGTACGCGCCCTGGAACATCGGCGGCACGGTCTGGACGATCGACGAAGCACAGGAACACGGTCCCGGTTTCATCGTGAGTCTGGCCGGCATTGCTGATCGGGACGCTGCGGCGGCCATGATCGGTTCCGAGATCCAGGTTCCGCGATCGGCGCTTCCAGAGCCCGAACCGGGGCAGGTCTACTGGGCCGACCTGATCGGGCTCGAAGTGGTTTGCGAAGACGGCCAGCCTCTCGGGGTGGTCGAATCGTTGTTGGAGAACGGCGTGCAGGACGTACTCGTGATCCGCGGCGATGGAAGGCAGCACCTGGTACCGCTGGTGCGCGGGCCGATCGTGAAGTCGATCGACGTGACGCAAGGGCGGATCATCGTTGACTGGTCGCCGGAATACTGA
- the rpsP gene encoding 30S ribosomal protein S16 gives MVKIRLARTGAKKRPYYHIIATDSRSRRDGRFLERLGYYNPNASGQEQKLLVDLERLAHWRGNGAQVSERVEYLVKIAPKPEAAAA, from the coding sequence ATGGTCAAGATTCGTCTCGCGCGTACCGGCGCCAAGAAGCGTCCGTACTACCACATCATTGCGACCGACAGCCGTAGCCGGCGTGACGGTCGTTTTCTTGAGCGCCTCGGGTATTACAACCCGAACGCCTCGGGTCAGGAACAGAAGCTGCTGGTCGATCTGGAGCGTCTCGCGCATTGGCGCGGCAACGGCGCCCAGGTGTCCGAGCGTGTCGAGTATCTGGTCAAGATCGCCCCGAAGCCGGAGGCGGCCGCTGCCTGA